The proteins below come from a single Cupriavidus sp. P-10 genomic window:
- a CDS encoding AAA family ATPase, with amino-acid sequence MRPLKLTLAGFHGIRDGMHRDSVTVDLTDLPAGLIAIVGPNGAGKTTIMDNLHPYPLMPSHATKMSADAFSYWDHLCAPRAEKDLEWEHGGKVYRSAFAFRNPGKSRKAEYYLFEKSATGDWSPVQLSDGTVSDGKADTYGRCLDSVLGSAEAFFTSVFSAQNRRPLASYQPAEIKKLLAELLGIDHLRELSAKAGDVAKALSRALDGLQRDVLVLSGKRDTVAAMTREIQEIDQALAAERTHRTERLNRGSKLEQERATLAAKQAASAGTEARLRELHQRKRELMARGQQLAMDDRTAIAKATARQRDLEHTLATSQATLAQSEAITAAGAQQDGVQMALGRRQAELAERQRELAEVEALATRHAGLVSELRGMEQRGSVAAQLARTLKAQTDVMDTVPCSGHPMHSQCPLLAQAREAKGQYEAQAIVVTNLRTSYRDKQEALRPMDAALQRLPAAREAVASLQRDIARDNQQLQRLTALAAQRPLLDTAAAALGKARGDLAALAQEETERKDRLVRDLQDVESQLAVMQREVDTLAVTDVTGLIADLDRDIAGVREGVSAADGKIETLIRRQSALATERDRIERELGGLPGLESQVQRLSDEIAQWKLLGKGLGNDGVIALSIDDAGPAITGIVNDLLLACYGPRFTIAIRTQTTLASGEAREGFSIAVLDADNDSSKEFSVISGGQKVWINECLTRGIALYRAQHARQSFQTLFTDEADGPLDPERKRAFMKMKREVLRVGGYEREFFISQTPELVDEADGMIDVTALAAGA; translated from the coding sequence ATGCGCCCATTGAAACTGACCCTCGCCGGCTTCCACGGTATCCGCGATGGCATGCACCGGGACAGCGTTACGGTGGATCTGACCGATCTGCCGGCTGGCCTGATTGCAATTGTCGGCCCCAACGGCGCCGGCAAGACCACGATCATGGACAACCTGCATCCGTATCCGCTCATGCCGAGCCACGCAACGAAGATGTCGGCCGACGCTTTCTCGTACTGGGACCACCTCTGTGCCCCGCGCGCGGAGAAGGACCTGGAATGGGAGCACGGCGGCAAGGTTTACCGGTCGGCATTCGCGTTTCGCAACCCGGGCAAGAGCCGCAAGGCGGAGTACTACCTGTTCGAGAAGAGCGCGACGGGCGACTGGAGCCCGGTGCAACTGTCTGACGGCACCGTTTCCGATGGCAAGGCCGACACGTACGGCCGCTGCCTTGACTCGGTTCTGGGATCGGCCGAAGCCTTCTTCACCAGTGTGTTTTCCGCGCAGAACCGGCGGCCGCTGGCAAGCTACCAGCCCGCCGAGATCAAGAAGCTGCTCGCCGAGCTGCTCGGGATCGATCACCTGCGCGAGCTGTCCGCGAAAGCGGGCGACGTGGCCAAGGCGCTGAGCCGTGCTCTGGATGGGCTGCAGCGGGATGTACTTGTGCTGTCTGGCAAGCGCGACACCGTGGCAGCGATGACCAGGGAGATTCAGGAGATCGACCAGGCCCTTGCTGCTGAGCGGACGCATCGTACGGAGCGGCTCAACCGTGGCAGCAAGCTGGAGCAGGAACGCGCCACGCTGGCTGCCAAGCAGGCGGCATCGGCCGGCACTGAAGCCCGGTTGCGCGAGTTGCATCAGCGCAAGCGGGAGTTGATGGCACGTGGCCAGCAGCTTGCCATGGACGATCGCACGGCGATTGCGAAGGCGACTGCGCGGCAGCGGGACCTTGAGCATACCCTGGCGACGAGCCAGGCAACCCTTGCGCAATCCGAGGCGATCACCGCCGCGGGCGCGCAACAAGATGGCGTGCAGATGGCCCTTGGCCGTCGGCAAGCGGAACTTGCCGAACGGCAGCGGGAGCTGGCCGAAGTCGAAGCGCTTGCGACGCGGCATGCGGGGCTGGTAAGTGAGCTGCGCGGGATGGAGCAGCGCGGCTCGGTGGCGGCACAGCTGGCGCGGACCCTCAAGGCCCAGACCGATGTCATGGATACCGTGCCTTGCAGCGGCCACCCAATGCACAGCCAGTGTCCGTTGCTTGCGCAAGCCCGCGAGGCCAAAGGCCAGTACGAAGCCCAGGCTATCGTGGTGACCAATCTGCGTACCAGCTACAGGGATAAGCAGGAAGCCCTGAGGCCAATGGACGCGGCATTGCAGCGCCTGCCGGCGGCTCGTGAAGCGGTGGCATCCCTGCAGCGAGACATCGCGCGAGACAATCAGCAGCTTCAACGCCTGACTGCCCTGGCGGCTCAGAGACCGTTGCTTGACACCGCCGCCGCTGCGCTTGGGAAGGCACGGGGCGACCTGGCAGCCCTGGCGCAGGAGGAGACTGAACGGAAGGACCGGCTCGTCCGGGATCTCCAGGATGTTGAATCCCAGCTGGCTGTGATGCAACGAGAGGTTGACACGCTGGCCGTAACCGATGTGACGGGCCTGATTGCGGACCTCGACCGCGACATTGCGGGCGTCCGGGAAGGGGTCAGCGCGGCCGACGGCAAGATCGAAACATTGATCCGCCGTCAAAGTGCGCTGGCCACTGAACGTGACCGGATCGAGCGGGAGCTTGGTGGTTTGCCGGGGCTTGAGTCGCAGGTGCAACGCCTGTCCGACGAAATCGCGCAGTGGAAGCTGCTCGGCAAGGGGCTCGGCAACGACGGCGTGATCGCGTTGTCGATCGATGATGCGGGGCCAGCCATTACCGGCATCGTCAATGACTTGCTGCTCGCCTGCTATGGGCCGCGATTCACAATCGCGATCCGGACGCAAACGACGCTGGCTAGCGGGGAAGCCCGGGAGGGGTTCTCGATTGCGGTACTGGATGCCGATAACGATAGCTCGAAGGAGTTTTCCGTGATCAGCGGCGGCCAGAAGGTGTGGATCAACGAATGCCTGACGCGCGGTATCGCCCTGTATCGGGCGCAACACGCGCGGCAGTCCTTTCAGACGCTGTTCACTGATGAAGCGGACGGTCCGCTGGATCCGGAGCGCAAGCGCGCCTTCATGAAGATGAAGCGTGAAGTGTTGCGGGTTGGCGGATATGAACGGGAATTCTTCATCTCCCAGACGCCGGAGCTGGTTGATGAGGCCGATGGCATGATCGACGTCACGGCGCTTGCTGCCGGGGCGTAA
- a CDS encoding DUF29 domain-containing protein has translation MGTAYEKDVVAWAGEQAALLRGGKLSAIDVRHIADEIEDVGKSEQRELASRMSVLLAHLLKWQFQPSRRSKSWQFNIRTQRKEVAYVLNEAPSLRGKFSDAAWLDIVWSKARSIASNETGLDLDVFPEALPWAVDDVLSQDFHPE, from the coding sequence ATGGGTACGGCCTATGAGAAGGATGTGGTGGCCTGGGCAGGCGAGCAGGCCGCACTGCTGCGTGGGGGCAAGCTGTCGGCCATCGACGTTCGGCACATTGCAGACGAGATCGAGGACGTGGGCAAGAGCGAACAACGCGAATTGGCAAGCCGCATGTCCGTGCTGCTGGCGCACCTGCTGAAGTGGCAGTTTCAGCCTTCCCGCCGCAGCAAGAGTTGGCAGTTCAACATTCGCACACAGCGCAAGGAAGTTGCCTACGTGCTGAATGAAGCCCCAAGCTTGCGGGGTAAGTTCAGCGATGCTGCGTGGCTCGACATCGTATGGTCAAAGGCCCGCAGCATCGCGAGCAATGAGACCGGCCTGGATCTCGATGTCTTCCCGGAAGCGTTGCCTTGGGCTGTTGATGACGTGCTCTCGCAAGATTTCCACCCTGAATAA